The following nucleotide sequence is from Acetivibrio cellulolyticus CD2.
CTCCTTTGATAGTAAAGTGATGCCACTTCACTATTTTATGCGGTATTAGCACTAGTTTCCCAGTGTTATCCCCCTGTATGAGGCAGATTGCCCACGCGTTACTCACCCGTCCGCCGCTAAGAATATATTGCTATATTCTCCGCTCGACTTGCATGTGTTAAGCACGCCGCCAGCGTTCGTCCTGAGCCAGGATCAAACTCTCTAAAAAAATATTTATTAGAGAGCCTTTTGGCTCTAAATTACTTACTCGCGTATATTTGTTTCGCAAGTTACTCAATTAATTAACGAGTTCCTTATCGTCTTACACTGTTTACTTTTCAAAGTCCATATCCTCGCTTCGTCAGCGCGGAATCTTATGTTAACATGTCGCTTCTTCTTTGTCAACACTTTTTTTAAAACTTTTTTTGTGTTAACTTCCGACTCGCCTCTAGTATTACTTTCAGCGTTTTGTTCTCGGCATCAGCGACAGCTTTAATAATATACCACCTATTTCAGTTTGGTTCAACTCCATTAAAACCTGATATTCTCGAATTAATTAAATTTATGTTTTATTTCCTTCAATATAACATGATATCCTACTTTATAATAAATTATACGTACTTTTTATTTTTTTATAAAATACAGAATAGATTAGGCATTTCAATATACAGCGGCCAGCACCACCTAATACACTCATATAACATCAATCGGAACCATAAACATTTATCTTATCAAGACAATTAACCTCTTAGGTATAATTGATTTAAGCTTCGACGGCATATTATTCAAATCTTCCTTAGTAATACCTTTTATAATTATCATAACGAACATAAAAGCAACCACACCTGCCAAAACAGATATCGCTGTTGCAAGTGCATTTGCAATATAGCTGTTTCCCATAAAATTGAAAATAAAGTAGAATAGTTTGTAAATTATCCAAACAGTCATGCCCATAAAACCTGAAGCGACCAATGGTTTTATTATTTGCTTTATAAAGTTTATATTAGCACCTACACTCTTTTTTATTTCTATTGTATTTAGTACAATCGGTACACTAAAACCAATTATACTTCCAATTACCGCTCCCATAACATTAATATCCCTGATACCTATTAAAAAGTAATTGACAATTATCTTGACCACTATTCCCAACAGTAAATAAAACGTAGCTTTGTAAAGACGACCTGCGCCTTGAAGAATTGAGGACTGTATTTGTGATATAGACATCAAAACCAGTACAACCGAACCATACATCATCAAATAAGAGCCTTCACCGTAACTCAAAATTGAATATATAGGCTTACTTAGCACTGAAAAACCAACTGCTGACGGAATAGCAATAAAAAAGCACAACCTGAAAGCATAATTTATCTTTTCATTAATTTCTCTTTTATTATTTAAAGCAACTGCAGCAGAAATTATAGGAAGTATTGTTGCTGCAAGTGCAGAAGCTATCGCAATAGGAGCATTTAATAACTGCTGGTACTTAAACAGCAAACCATACATCTCACTTGCCCTGGTTTCACTAAAGTTAGCAGCCTGTAGCCTTGTCATAGTATTGCCCAAATCAATGAGATTTCCTGCATATTGTGCAGCTACACAAATAGTTATGGGAATACTGTATTTCACAATCTTTTTTGCCAACTTCTTATATGTTAACCTCTTAACGCCTGAGTTTTTAAGCAGCTTAAACTCTGGGTGACTTTTATTACTATTAAATATATAAATAAGATATCCCCCAGCAATCAAAGCTCCAACAGAAGTTCCAATAGTTGCCCCTGCACATGCCAACTCTACACTCTTTCTAAATAGGTAGGCAAATAAAAGAGTAAAAACTACGTTAACAATCTGTTCTATTACCTGTGATATTGCTGTAGGGGTCATATTGCCACATCCCTGAAAGTAACCCCTATAGGCAGATACAATCGCTGTAATAAATAATGTAGGTGATAAAACAGCTATTCCAAGGGATGCTTTTTCACACTTAAGCATACTTGCCACCGGACCTGCTGTAATGAACATTATAATAGATAGTACTAAACCTAATATTAAAAGATATGATCTCGCTATTTTAAAAGATCTTAAAGCATCTTTGTAATTATCTACTGCATTTAGCTCAGATATAGATTTTGATATAGCTACGGGAATACCCGAATTTGCAATAACATAAATAAAAACATATACCTGATATATTGCTCCATATACGCCTGTTCCCTCATCACCTATTATGGCCATCAAAAAAGGAATGTATAGAAAGGACATGATTTTCACTATAATACCCGCTGCCGACATAACTGCAAAACCTTTGGTTAATGACTGTTTTTCCATATTCTACTCCTATTTAAATTAATAAATCTATTAATGATCTTGTACATTATTCATTTCTTATATACCAAACTCTTATTCTGCAATGAAATGTTTTATATGTTTGTTGGCAAAAATTCTATTTTCAAAACCCTGAATTTTAGAATAAATATTTTAGCATATTTATTCTTATATAACAGCATTAGTGTATTGGAAACACTATTTCATTCTAGACTTATCATATTACATCTATTAAAAAAAGGCTAGCAGCTTTTCAAATTTATGTTTATATTTTATTTATATCGAACTTTAATTTTATATATGTTGAAGCATAAAGTTATTTATTTTTAAAGTATATGTTACAAAACTTTGCTGTTGTTTACAATATCACATCTGATTTTTAACCTTATACTATATTTTTGTATAAAATCTTTGTGGATAAAGTTGTTATAGCGACAACCTTATCCACAAAACAAATCCTAAATTCCGTAACTTTATATCACATACATAAACAATAAAATCTATGAAATATGATTAAATAGACTCTTTCAATTTGTATGTGATATTTTATACGGGAATTTAGGGTTAACATCACAAACTTTTATCAGAATATCTTATAATAAAACAAGACCTTATGGCGTAAACCATAAGGTCTTGATATAAATCTGGCAGCGACTTACTTTCCCGGGACGTCTCCATCCAAGTATCATCAGCACTGAGAAGCTTAACTACCGTGTTCGGAATGGGAACGGGTGTGACCTTCTCGTTATAACCACCAGAAAATTGTAAACTTTTTAAGGTTATGCACCTTCAAAAATATATAATGTTGGAATCAAGATGAAAAGCGGATTTCTTCATTAAGACTTCTTAAAAGACCTTTTCTACCTGTAAAATATTTGGTCAAGCCCTCGACCTATTAGTACCAGTCAGCTAAATACATTACTGCACTTACACCTCTGGCCNNNNNNNNNNNNNNNNNNNNNNNNNNNNNNNNNNNNNNNNNNNNNNNNNNNNNNNNNNNNNNNNNNNNNNNNNNNNNNNNNNNNNNNNNNNNNNNNNNNNAATCCGAAAACCTTCATCCTTCACGCGGCGTTGCTGCGTCAGGGTTTCCCCCCATTGCGCAATATTCCCCACTGCTGCCTCCCGTAGGAGTCTGGGCCGTGTCTCAGTCCCAATGTGGCCGATCAACCTCTCAGTTCGGCTACCGATCGTCGCCTTGGTGGGCCGTTACCCCACCAACTAGCTAATCGGACGCGGGCTCATCTCACACCGGATTGCTCCTTTGATAATAAAGTGATGCCACTTCACTATTTTATGCGGTATTAGCACTAGTTTCCCAGTGTTATCCCCCTGTATGAGGCAGATTGCCCACGCGTTACTCACCCGTCCGCCGCTAAGAATATATTACTATATTCTCCGCTCGACTTGCATGTGTTAAGCACGCCGCCAGCGTTCGTCCTGAGCCAGGATCAAACTCTCTAAAAAATATTTATTTTAGAAAGCCTTTTGGCTCTAAATTACTTACTCGCGTATATTTGTTTCGCAAGTTACTCAATTAATTAACGAGTTCCTTATCGTCTTACACTGTTTACTTTTCAAAGTCCATTTCCCTCGCTTCGTCAGCGCGGAATTTTATGTTAACATGTCGCTTCATTCTTGTCAACACTTTTTTTAAAACTTTTTTGTGTTAACTTCCGAGCAGCTTCCAGTATTACTTTCAGCGTTTCGTCGTCGGCATCAGCGACAGCTTTAATAAGATACCACCTATTTAGCTTTTGTTCAATTCGAATGAGTAGTCAAATATACGGTATAAATTAATTTATACCACTTATACTTAATAATTTGTCATTTTTCTGGCTTATAATTCAAAATCCGCCGCATTTGTTTACAACCTTCATCATTAACTACGTTACAGCCATTTTTATATGTAGATGAATATTCATGGGTCTTATTTAACAGGACTACATACTAACGAATTCTTTCAAATCAATGCAGTAAAAAAATAATTATCCTCTTATCTAGAAAATACTTTTTACTAAGGAATAGCTAAAGTTATATTTTCAGCATTTCAAAATTCAAATCTCTTTCTATATTATATATAATCATTTAATACCTTTTTAATTGTTAACCCTTCATAACGTTTATGGTTGACAATCTATTCAGTAGGCTGTAAACTGAGGTTATACATAAATTTGCAATCTAAAATTGCACTCAATTTTCTATTAACAAAGGTGGAACACAAATGGAGAAAAATATTTATTTAAAGGACTATTTATATTCCTCAATGTTCGCTGCATTAATATCAATTTTAGCTTTACTAAGTATCCCACTTCCTAATGGTCCTTCTATTACAGGGCAAACTTTAGGAGTAATGCTTGCTGGAAGCATGCTAAAACCAAAACAGGCAGCCCTAAGTATTATGACTTATCTTGCACTTGGAAGTATAGGACTCCCTGTATTTTCAGGGGGACAAAGTGGATTTGGAGTCTTTGCCGGCAAGAGCGGAGGTTATCTGATAGGATTTTTAGCAGGAGCAGTAGTAATTTCTCTTATTAAAGCATCAAGTAATAACCTTTTTATGATTGCTACTTCAAATTTAATAGGAGGTATTATTGTTGTTCACGTTATAGGTTCATTCTGGCTTGGTCAAATTTCCGGATTAAGTTTTTATCAGGCATTTATGTTAGGTAGTCTGCCTTACTTACCGGGAGATATAATTAAATTAATCTGTGCAACGTTGGTAGCTCATTCCGTAAATAAGCAGTTGCCATTATCAATAAATCATAAGTAGTATATGAGGAATACCTGTAATATTACTTCAGATTTTTTATGTGGAATCTTTGGAACAAATAAGGCTGGAAGTAAAAATTTATCTAAGGTTATATTTTCGGTATTTCTAATTATATTCAATATATTAAAAGCCTGTAAAAAAGCTTTTTTTACTTATTAAGTTAAAGAAATACAATAGTAAAGATATTCTTTCACTCTACAATTCTCCTAATTTTTACCCATTATTCTGTATTTGCTTTATTTTTATGCAATAAATGTTTATAATTTGTTTAGATATCCTTTAGATGAAATCAATATGTGTACTTTAGAATTAAACTATGGGAAGTACTTCCTAAAAAAATTTATAGGAGAGATATATCATGATAAAAAATAAAAAGCTGATGATGGCTTTAAGCTTCACATTAGGAGCTACATTGCTTGTTTCAACTGCATTTGCTGACATAGTATCCATGTCGGGTTACGAGCAGTTGAAAAGTGCAATAAAGTATACATCCAAAAGCTGTAGCAAGAGCCTTCAAAGTTTTACCGCCCAATTCACAGTTACATTAAAGGATAACGAACGTGTCCTTTGTGCAAATACAGAAACTGATAAGTTTGACAATTCCATTGGTGCTAAGGAAAGTACATCTATTTCAGAGGACTTTAATGGTATGAAAACCACCAACAACTCCTACTGCGACAAAAAATGCCACATAAGTCACAACCTTGTCGAAGATGTATATCATGTATTTGAATATACAGAAGAGCAAAAAGATCCTCAATTTTCAGACCTATTTGAGGATGATCGAATGAAGGATATTGAAAAAATCATCGATGCTGGTATAGGTAATCTCAAAGACTATGTTATTCTCACTGAAAAGCCAGATGGTAACAAGGAATTCTCCGGTTCTTTAGATGATGCTCAAATTCCGGCCCTTATTAATGCAGTATCTTCATTTGCATTTAAAAACAGCCTTCCTAAATTTGGCGTAGGAATTACTAATATTTTCCCCGAGCTTAAAGATGATTTATTTATAAAAAATGTTAGAGGTAAAGCCTCTGTAAATAAAGACGGAATCCTTGAGAGTCTATTGGGGATAGGCACTGTGTCAGGGAAAGACACAAATGGAGTATCTCATGATCTTACATTAGAGGTATTGGTAAGACTCTATGATATAAACTCAACTGTTGTAACAAAACCAGATCTTACAGGAAAGAAAGTAGAAAAAAGTGTAGAATATAAAACTCCGACGGACAAAACCTTATCAAAGAAATATATTGGAGATTACAAAAACGATATAATAATTGAAAAAGACAATTCCTTTGTAAAAATCGGCGAAAGAACTGTATTAATTGAAAAAATTGATGATAAACATGTTTCAGGCAGATACTACGAGAATTATAAAGATGAATATCCTGAGTATTCAAAAGAAAAAACGGAATTTACTTTCGATGCACAAATAGTTGATTATAATCAAGCTAATTTTGAATGTACAAACACTCAAGGTTATAAAGAATCAGGCTCTATGTATTTTGACGATACTCTCGGAAAGCTCTACTTCAATTTAGATGTACAAAAGCGAACTAATACACAACCATTGGTTGTAGACTCATCATTCAACAGAGTATTCGAAGATTAAAGAATTAAAAACAAAAAGGGAATACCGGTCATTGCACCGGTATTCCTTAAAGAAATTTTTTTGGAGGTATATTAGTGGAGAAAGTTATTGAAATAAATGGACTTACTAAAATGTACAAAAACGGAAGAGGAATCATCAACCTCAACCTGGACATACATAAAGGTGACATTTTTGGATTTTTAGGTCCAAACGGCTCAGGAAAAACAACTGCTATGAAAATAATGACTGGCCTTATGAAGGCAGACAGTGGTGATGTAAAGCTATTTGGGCACAGCATCGTTGATGAATATGAAAAGGCAATGCAAAGAGTAGGCTGTATTATTGAAACAGCAGAGTCCTACCCATACCTGACTGCATACGAAAATCTCAAACTGTTCTCAAGATATTATAAAAACATCAATGATGACAGAATCGACGAAGTTCTCGAACTCACCGGCATCTCAAAATACAGAAATGAAAAGGCAAGAAACTTTTCCCTTGGAATGAAGCAGCGCCTAGGCATCTCTGCAGCAATCCTCTCAAAACCCGATCTTGTTATTCTTGATGAGCCACTAAACGGGCTTGATGTGGAAGGTATGATTGAAATAAGAAAGTTGGTTAAAAAACTTGCAGAAACGGAACAGACAACCTTCTTTATATCCAGCCATCTTATACATGATGTAGAGCTTACCTGTACAAGAATAGGTGTTATTTACGAAGGAAAAATCTTAAATATTGACTCTATACAAAATATTCTGACTAACTATGCTTCTCTTGAAAACTACTTTATAAGCGAGGTTGACAAAAATGGAAAGCTTTAAAGCAGCGCTAATCAATGAAATCGAAAAAATGTATAAAAAGAAAAAGATGACTGTAATTTTAATTATTTCGGTAACTGTCATTGTAATAGGAAAGCTTATATCATTAGGGTTTAGTAACTTTGGTATAGGAGGGACTTTTAATGTAAGTGCTGCTTCTCCCATATCAGTTTTATCTGTACTGGCAAATACCTTACTTCCTCTATTCACAGCACTCGTAGCATCAGATTTATTTTCCGGTGAATTTTCGCATAATACTATGAAAATTTCCCTAACCAGACCAATTTCAAGATTCAAGCTGTTCTCAGCCAAAGTAGCTGCTATCGCATTCTTTGTATTGGCAAATCTACTAATTGTAATGTTTCTATCTACAATTGTAGGACTGATATGCAATTTTTCTTCAATTACATTTATAAGTATAATTAGAATAATTGTTTCCTATTTGGTAACACTTTTACCTATTATGGTTTTGGCTCTCATCGTAGTATTCTTTTCAAATATTTTTAAAAGCAGTTCGGCAGTTTTTTTCATTTTTGCAATGTTTTATATTGTAAGCTATGTGATGGGAACAGTTTTTCAACCCTTCTCAGGCTTGTTCATAACCTCAATGCTTAACTGGCACACGCTTTGGATTGCAGATACAATGCTTTTATCCAAAATTTCAAGAGAATTTCTTATTATGTTGGGATATGGTATAATGTTTTTTACAGCAGGGTACTACCTGTTTGATAAAAGAGATTTATAATAATTGTAATACACACAGGTGGGGGTTTATGAATCTTAAGAAACGATTGATTATACAAAATGCTGCTATAGTAGCTATTCCGGTTTTGATAACCATCATAGCTTCCTTTGTATATATTTTTATCTGTTCACATGTTTTTAACGCTGATTTAAGCTATGAAAGCATACAAAAACTTACGAAAATTCAATATGAATTTTTTACGGCTGATGGAAATCTACTCGACGGTAATCCTGACAAGCTTTTACAAAAAGATTTCCAGCAATATGTGACTGAAAGATTCAATGAGCTAAACTCATACATAGTAGTATTAAGGAAATATGATATTCTTTTTTCAACAAAAATGATAAATCCGATTGAAATAGAAAAATGCCTTGAGACAAATAAGAAAAATTTATTAAACAACTCGGTCCAATTAAACGATGGATCATATATAGTTAAAGCGTTGCCCTTAAAATATTCAAATGGAAGTGATGGCTGGGCTATTTTACTGGCTCCAATTGGGAAAGAGACCTCAGCTTCAGAAAAACTCTTATACTTTTCAGCTGGATTTTTTCTTATTTCTTTTTTCATTACAAATTTACTTGTTTCAATTAATTCTTCAAAAGGTATACTCTCTCCCCTCTCAAAGCTTCAAACTGCTGCAGGAGAGATCAGTCGAGGCAACCTTGATTATGAGGTTATTGAAGATGGAGATTATGAGATCAGAGAGCTGTGCAAATCCTTTGAACAAATGCGACTTAAGCTAAAAGAGTCCGTTTATACTCAAATGAAATATGATGACAATAGAAAAATGCTGGTATCGAGTATATCCCATGACCTGAAAACACCTATAACATCGATAAAAGGCTACGTTGAAGGAATTATTGACGGAGTTGCCAATACTCCTGAGAAGGTTGAAAAATACTTAAAGACTGTGCATACAAAAGCTGCTCAGGTTGATTCTATGATAGACGATTTACTGCTATATTCCAAACTTGATCTCAACCAGATCCCCTTCAATTTTGAGAAAACAGACATCGTAAAATACTTTGAGTATTGCGTACTGGAAAATGAAGCCGAATTGGAAAAATCCAACATAACACTTAAACTTCAAAATGAGTTGACAACAGACACCTATGTTTTGATTGACAGGGAAAGGCTTAGAAGAGTTATCACCAATATCATAGATAATTCAAAAAAATATATGAACAAATCAGCGGGGGAAATCAAAATCATTCTCAGGGAAACTCAAGCAACCATAGTAATTGAAACATCAGATAATGGTTCCGGCATACCGAAGGAAGATCTCCCCTATGTATTTGACAGATTCTATCGCGCTGATGCTGCAAGAAGTAAAATGAAAGGCAGCGGCCTTGGACTGGCTATTGCAAAGCAGATAATTGAGGGGCATGGTGGCTCAATATGGGTAAGAAGCATTGAAAATGAAGGTACCAGCATAATGTTATCTCTAAAAAAAGTACCGGAAGGTGAGGATTGTTAATGAAAAGGATACTTATAGTTGAAGATGACCATAGTATAGGAGAACTCGAGAAGGACTACCTTGAAATAAACGGTTTTTCAGTAAAGATATGCAATGAAGGTGTAAGTGGTTTAAATTGCATTAAGGAAGAAGAATTTGACCTGCTTATTTTAGATATTATGCTCCCAGGTATAGATGGCTTTGAAATACTCAAGCGTGTTCGAGATGTAAAGGATATACCCATTTTACTTGTATCTGCCAAGAAAGAAGAGATTGACAAGATAAGAGGACTTGGCCTTGGAGCAGATGACTATATCACCAAGCCTTTTAGTCCTGGAGAACTTGTTGCAAGAGTAAATGCCCATATATCCAAATATGAAAGACTTAAGAGCAAATATGGCAACGAGAATCCAAACGAAACCTTTACCATTAGGGGACTTGAGATACAAAAGGAATCCAGAAGGGTATTTGTAAACGGTAAAGAACTAAATATGGCGCAGAAGGAATATGAGCTTCTTTTATTCATGGTACAAAACCCGAACAGAGTCTTCGGGAGAGAAGAACTGTTCGAGCGCATATGGGGTTTTGATTCCCTTGGCGATGCTGCAACTGTTACTGTTCACATAGCAAGGATCAGGGAAAAAATCGAGACGGATCCCTCTAACCCTCAATACGTAGAAACAGTGTGGGGTGCAGGTTATAGGTTCAGAGCCTAGTGCCTATCCCCCAAACTGTACTTCACACAACTCGCTGTATAAACCATCCTGTTTAAGCAGCTCTTCATGAGTGCCGGACTCAACAATTTCCCCTTCCTTCAAAACCAGTATCTGATCTGCCTGTTTAACTGTAGACAGCCTGTGGGCAATCACAATAATTGTGCGGCTTCCTGTCAGTTCCTGAATTGCTTGCTGGATTTGTATCTCGGTCTGTACGTCAACAGAAGCAGTTGCTTCATCAAGTATCAAAATAGGCGTATTTCTAAGAACAGCTCTTGCAATTGACAAACGCTGCTTTTGTCCTCCAGAGAGTTTTATGCCACGCTCGCCAATTACAGTGTCATAACCTTCCGGCAGTTCACTAATGAAATCATGAGCCCTTGCGGTTTTTGAAGCCTTTATGATATCTTCAATTGAAGCCTCCTTGCTTCCATAAGCAATATTTTCCGCTACACTCCCATTGAAAAGGAATATATCCTGAAGAACTATACTTATCTGGTTTCTAAGTGAAGAAACCGTTACATTTTTAACGTTTATCCCATCAATCTGAATATCACCCGATAACGGGTCATAAAACCGAGCAATAAGGCTTATAATTGTAGTTTTCCCAACCCCTGTAGGACCTACAAGTGCTATCATTTTCCCGGGCTCTGCTGTAAAGCTGATATTCTTTAAAACCGGGTTTTCAGGAATATAATGAAAGCTTACATTATTGAAAGATATCTCCCCTTTTGACCGGGTAATCACCTTGGCATCCTTAATGTCAACAATATCCGGCTCGGTATCCAAAAGTTCGAAAACTCTTTCTGCACCTGCTGAAGCCTGCTGTAAATCCTCAATTACTCTTGCAAGAGTCGTTATTGGTTGGTAAAAGAGTCCTAAGAACATTATGAATCCCACAATATCAGCAATTGAAACATAGTTTCCTAATGCAAGCCATCCACCAAATGCAACTACAATTACTGTTCCAAGCGAGCTCATCATCTCAACTCCAGGATGGAACATAGAGCTTAGCTTCATTGCACTTAGCACCGCTGAAGTGTATTTCTGTGCTCTTCTCTCAACACGTTTACGCTCTCTGGCCTCCTGATTAAAAACCTGTATCTCTTTAATTCCTGAAATATTGTCTTGAACTACTGCATTTAAATCTCCAAGAGTTCCCTGAGCTTTCCTGAAGCTAGGCTGTATTCTTTTAACAAAAACGACTCCACCCAATATCAGAAAAGGAATTGGTATAAGCGTAAGAGCTGCAAGTAGTGGGTTGATTGTAAACAGTAGAATTCCTGTCCCTACAAGAATAAGTATGTTTGTTATAAGATCAGGAACAGCATGAGCTAAAAGCACCTCAAAAGTTGCTGTATCATTTATTGTTCTAGACATTAGCTGCCCGGTTTGTTTATCCTGATAAAAACTCAAGGACAGCTTTTGCAAATGTTCATATACAATTACTCTCATATCGGCAACCAGTTTCATAGCACCTACATGGCTTAGATAACGATTCAAATAAGTAAAAACCGCCCTTGCCACATATGCAATAAAAAGTATAACTGAAATGTTCCTGATTGTTGAAATCTTGTTGCCCGTATCCTCCTGGGATAATACATCAATCAGTTCGCGGACTTTCCAAGGCGTAACAAGATTCAATGCGGTTATAATAATTAAGCTTATCCCCGTAATAATTAAGTATTTCCAATAAGGTCTTGCCTGTTTCAGTATTCTTATAAAATTCTTCAAAAAATCCACACCCCAAGATATAATTTATAAAACTAAAAAGTCCCGAAAGCCCGAAAGCTTCAGAGACTTTTATGTAATAACGTTTCTGTAAAGTTTGTTATATTATATCAATTAGTCTTTTGAATCTCAACATATCTTTTTATTTTTTGTGTTGTAGTCTTGATAAAATCGTTGTCACGAATTGTAAAACCTTTTATATGCTTATATAAAGGAATGTTTCTATTTACATTTTTGATAACTTCCGAAAGTACTTCCATGATCTGTTCCTTCGATATATTTACCTCCTTGAATTTCTCCTTAATAACATCAATGTTTGGAAAAATCTGTACATTTACTTGTGTATCCCCGGAAGTCTTGTCAAATTTACCATATACAAAAGATTCCTGTACAAACGGACTTCTATTGATATACGTTTCCAGCTCTTCTGGAAAAATATTTTTACCGTTTTT
It contains:
- a CDS encoding sensor histidine kinase, which encodes MNLKKRLIIQNAAIVAIPVLITIIASFVYIFICSHVFNADLSYESIQKLTKIQYEFFTADGNLLDGNPDKLLQKDFQQYVTERFNELNSYIVVLRKYDILFSTKMINPIEIEKCLETNKKNLLNNSVQLNDGSYIVKALPLKYSNGSDGWAILLAPIGKETSASEKLLYFSAGFFLISFFITNLLVSINSSKGILSPLSKLQTAAGEISRGNLDYEVIEDGDYEIRELCKSFEQMRLKLKESVYTQMKYDDNRKMLVSSISHDLKTPITSIKGYVEGIIDGVANTPEKVEKYLKTVHTKAAQVDSMIDDLLLYSKLDLNQIPFNFEKTDIVKYFEYCVLENEAELEKSNITLKLQNELTTDTYVLIDRERLRRVITNIIDNSKKYMNKSAGEIKIILRETQATIVIETSDNGSGIPKEDLPYVFDRFYRADAARSKMKGSGLGLAIAKQIIEGHGGSIWVRSIENEGTSIMLSLKKVPEGEDC
- a CDS encoding putative polysaccharide biosynthesis protein → MEKQSLTKGFAVMSAAGIIVKIMSFLYIPFLMAIIGDEGTGVYGAIYQVYVFIYVIANSGIPVAISKSISELNAVDNYKDALRSFKIARSYLLILGLVLSIIMFITAGPVASMLKCEKASLGIAVLSPTLFITAIVSAYRGYFQGCGNMTPTAISQVIEQIVNVVFTLLFAYLFRKSVELACAGATIGTSVGALIAGGYLIYIFNSNKSHPEFKLLKNSGVKRLTYKKLAKKIVKYSIPITICVAAQYAGNLIDLGNTMTRLQAANFSETRASEMYGLLFKYQQLLNAPIAIASALAATILPIISAAVALNNKREINEKINYAFRLCFFIAIPSAVGFSVLSKPIYSILSYGEGSYLMMYGSVVLVLMSISQIQSSILQGAGRLYKATFYLLLGIVVKIIVNYFLIGIRDINVMGAVIGSIIGFSVPIVLNTIEIKKSVGANINFIKQIIKPLVASGFMGMTVWIIYKLFYFIFNFMGNSYIANALATAISVLAGVVAFMFVMIIIKGITKEDLNNMPSKLKSIIPKRLIVLIR
- a CDS encoding response regulator transcription factor; this encodes MKRILIVEDDHSIGELEKDYLEINGFSVKICNEGVSGLNCIKEEEFDLLILDIMLPGIDGFEILKRVRDVKDIPILLVSAKKEEIDKIRGLGLGADDYITKPFSPGELVARVNAHISKYERLKSKYGNENPNETFTIRGLEIQKESRRVFVNGKELNMAQKEYELLLFMVQNPNRVFGREELFERIWGFDSLGDAATVTVHIARIREKIETDPSNPQYVETVWGAGYRFRA
- a CDS encoding ABC transporter permease: MESFKAALINEIEKMYKKKKMTVILIISVTVIVIGKLISLGFSNFGIGGTFNVSAASPISVLSVLANTLLPLFTALVASDLFSGEFSHNTMKISLTRPISRFKLFSAKVAAIAFFVLANLLIVMFLSTIVGLICNFSSITFISIIRIIVSYLVTLLPIMVLALIVVFFSNIFKSSSAVFFIFAMFYIVSYVMGTVFQPFSGLFITSMLNWHTLWIADTMLLSKISREFLIMLGYGIMFFTAGYYLFDKRDL
- a CDS encoding biotin transporter BioY produces the protein MEKNIYLKDYLYSSMFAALISILALLSIPLPNGPSITGQTLGVMLAGSMLKPKQAALSIMTYLALGSIGLPVFSGGQSGFGVFAGKSGGYLIGFLAGAVVISLIKASSNNLFMIATSNLIGGIIVVHVIGSFWLGQISGLSFYQAFMLGSLPYLPGDIIKLICATLVAHSVNKQLPLSINHK
- a CDS encoding ABC transporter ATP-binding protein; translation: MEKVIEINGLTKMYKNGRGIINLNLDIHKGDIFGFLGPNGSGKTTAMKIMTGLMKADSGDVKLFGHSIVDEYEKAMQRVGCIIETAESYPYLTAYENLKLFSRYYKNINDDRIDEVLELTGISKYRNEKARNFSLGMKQRLGISAAILSKPDLVILDEPLNGLDVEGMIEIRKLVKKLAETEQTTFFISSHLIHDVELTCTRIGVIYEGKILNIDSIQNILTNYASLENYFISEVDKNGKL
- a CDS encoding ABC transporter ATP-binding protein; this encodes MKNFIRILKQARPYWKYLIITGISLIIITALNLVTPWKVRELIDVLSQEDTGNKISTIRNISVILFIAYVARAVFTYLNRYLSHVGAMKLVADMRVIVYEHLQKLSLSFYQDKQTGQLMSRTINDTATFEVLLAHAVPDLITNILILVGTGILLFTINPLLAALTLIPIPFLILGGVVFVKRIQPSFRKAQGTLGDLNAVVQDNISGIKEIQVFNQEARERKRVERRAQKYTSAVLSAMKLSSMFHPGVEMMSSLGTVIVVAFGGWLALGNYVSIADIVGFIMFLGLFYQPITTLARVIEDLQQASAGAERVFELLDTEPDIVDIKDAKVITRSKGEISFNNVSFHYIPENPVLKNISFTAEPGKMIALVGPTGVGKTTIISLIARFYDPLSGDIQIDGINVKNVTVSSLRNQISIVLQDIFLFNGSVAENIAYGSKEASIEDIIKASKTARAHDFISELPEGYDTVIGERGIKLSGGQKQRLSIARAVLRNTPILILDEATASVDVQTEIQIQQAIQELTGSRTIIVIAHRLSTVKQADQILVLKEGEIVESGTHEELLKQDGLYSELCEVQFGG